Proteins found in one Thermoflexus sp. genomic segment:
- a CDS encoding lysylphosphatidylglycerol synthase transmembrane domain-containing protein, translated as MRIWQWVLGLLISALALYGAIRGLDLPTLWAALQAGNYGWVLPALLALTLSVAARAARWRLLLNRPRGVPFYRLWNILNVGYLVTHLLPFRMGELARVLLLARYPQTPPGLVAMSIVVEHVLDLVAVLMLTGLALALRPEALGIGILSGAGLGLTAGALLMLWVGAFRPNWAWRLAEGLTQPFPARFRERLRQEARAALSGLEVLRTPWALAEALGWSLVAWVAAGSQLYAIMGAFLTDPDWLPALWTMTALTFGMLVPSTPGYIGVVQGITVWVLGRFGIPQATAFSISVVSHALIYFYLSALGALGLWMETGSLRLRFLHRENAPHSQ; from the coding sequence TTGCGGATCTGGCAATGGGTTCTGGGGCTTCTGATCAGCGCCCTGGCGCTTTACGGAGCGATCCGGGGCCTGGATCTTCCGACCCTATGGGCCGCCCTACAGGCCGGGAATTACGGCTGGGTGCTACCAGCCCTTCTCGCCCTGACCCTGAGCGTGGCGGCCCGGGCCGCCCGCTGGCGGCTCCTCCTGAATCGCCCTCGGGGGGTGCCCTTCTACCGGCTGTGGAACATCCTCAACGTCGGCTATCTGGTGACCCATCTCCTTCCCTTCCGGATGGGAGAGCTGGCCCGGGTCCTCCTGCTGGCCCGCTATCCCCAGACCCCCCCAGGCCTGGTGGCGATGTCCATTGTGGTGGAGCATGTCCTGGACCTGGTGGCCGTGTTGATGCTAACGGGGCTGGCCCTGGCTCTCCGGCCGGAAGCCCTGGGGATCGGGATCCTGAGCGGGGCCGGGTTGGGCTTGACCGCGGGGGCGCTTCTCATGCTCTGGGTCGGGGCGTTCCGTCCGAACTGGGCATGGAGACTGGCGGAGGGGCTGACCCAACCCTTCCCGGCACGTTTTCGGGAGCGCCTGCGCCAGGAAGCACGGGCCGCCCTCAGCGGCCTGGAGGTCCTGCGAACCCCATGGGCCCTGGCGGAGGCTCTGGGATGGTCCCTCGTGGCATGGGTGGCCGCCGGGTCCCAGCTCTATGCGATCATGGGGGCTTTCCTCACCGATCCAGACTGGCTGCCCGCCCTCTGGACGATGACGGCCCTGACCTTCGGGATGCTCGTCCCCTCCACACCTGGATACATCGGGGTGGTGCAGGGGATCACCGTTTGGGTCCTGGGTCGCTTTGGGATCCCCCAGGCGACCGCCTTCAGCATCTCCGTGGTCTCCCATGCCCTGATCTACTTCTACCTCTCCGCGCTGGGGGCCCTGGGGCTCTGGATGGAGACCGGAAGCCTCCGGCTTCGCTTCCTGCACCGGGAAAACGCGCCCCACTCCCAGTAG